In Candidatus Pacearchaeota archaeon, the genomic stretch TTATTGAATTTGAAGTATATTGAATGCATAATAAGATTGAATAAAAATACTATGAAAATACAGGAAATATTTGATTTAGCGATACAGATGGGGATTGATTCTGACTTTAGAGGCAAAGAAGGAGTTGTTAAGGTTTTAAATAGAAAAAAGAAAAAATATGAAGCTTTGTCTCCCGAAGCTAAAGAAGAATTTGATCAGGAGGCTTTAACTAATCCTTATTTAGATACCAGGATTTATAATATTGCTGAAGATAAAGAAATTAAAAAGATTTTAGTAGGAATTGATATTGATACTTCTGAATTATTATTAGCTAAACAATTAGGAGATATCGATTTGGTTATGGGCCATCATCCAATAGGAAGAGGACTAGCTAACTTAGCTGATATTATGGAAATGCAGGCTGATGTATACAATCATTATGGTGTACCAATTAATGTTGCTGAGGGTCTTAATTCTCCAAGGATAAGTGAGGTAGCAAGGGGAGTTAGTGGTTCTAATCATCAGAAATCAGTTGATGCCGCTCGCATTCTAGGAATTAATTTTATGAATGTTCATACTCCGGCTGATAATTTAGTTGCTAGATTTTTAAATAATTTAGTTGAAAAAGAAAAACCAGAAAGAGTAGAGGACTTAATAGATTTATTAAAAGAAGTTCCTGAATACAAAGAAGCAATTAAGATTGGTGTTGGGCCTAAGGCTATAACTGGAAAACCTGATAGTAGATGTGGAAAGATTGCAGTGACAGAAATTACTGGAGGAACAGAAGGTTCTCCTAAATTATTTGAGAAAATGTCTCAAGCAGGAATAGGAACTACCTTAGCAATGCATGCTTCAGAAGAACACAGAAAAGAAGCAGAAAATGCTTGCATTAATGTTGTTATCGCTGGACACATTTCTTCTGATTCTTTAGGTATGAATTTGTTCTTAGATGAATTAGAGAAAAAAGGAATTGAAATTGTTTGTTCTAGTGGTTTAACAAGATTTAAAAGATTTTAATTAAGATTTGAATCTTATCATTTGAACCAACATGAAAAAGCATCAAAAGATTAAAAATGTTCGAATAATTAATATTAATTTCATAAATATATGAGTTTTGAACAGCCTAATTTTGAAAAAGAAGAAAACCTAGAAAATGAAGTTGAACAAAAAGAAAAAGAAGCCGCTTTTAAGGAGAGGGTTATTGATTTTTTAAAAAAGCGTGAACGATTTCTTTCTCCTGAAGATAAAGTCATCCCTAATAGTGGAGACAGAGAAATGATATTAATAAATAGAGAAGCTTTGCTTAATCAGGCAAAACAAGAAAATTATCTAGGGCATTCTGATATTTCAGGTGAATATGATGGGGAGGAAGTAATACAAGAATCTTCTTCTATTAGTGAAACTATTGATAATGACATACTTCATTTATTAGAAAATTTTAAAGATACCAACATA encodes the following:
- a CDS encoding NGG1p interacting factor NIF3, with product MKIQEIFDLAIQMGIDSDFRGKEGVVKVLNRKKKKYEALSPEAKEEFDQEALTNPYLDTRIYNIAEDKEIKKILVGIDIDTSELLLAKQLGDIDLVMGHHPIGRGLANLADIMEMQADVYNHYGVPINVAEGLNSPRISEVARGVSGSNHQKSVDAARILGINFMNVHTPADNLVARFLNNLVEKEKPERVEDLIDLLKEVPEYKEAIKIGVGPKAITGKPDSRCGKIAVTEITGGTEGSPKLFEKMSQAGIGTTLAMHASEEHRKEAENACINVVIAGHISSDSLGMNLFLDELEKKGIEIVCSSGLTRFKRF